The Oryza glaberrima chromosome 9, OglaRS2, whole genome shotgun sequence genome includes a window with the following:
- the LOC127784378 gene encoding chitinase-like protein 1, with protein MKRKTRNKIILTTLLVSAAAILIGGTVALILTAGTWKVKMKESREKICDKGWECSGSKYCCNDTITDFFKVYQFENLFSKRNSPVAHAVGFWDYQSFITAAALFEPLGFCTTGGKQMQMMELCAFLGHVGSKTSCGFGVATGGPTAWGLCYNHEMSPKEDYCDKTNLQYPCVEGAEYYGRGAIPVFWNYNYGAAGDGIHEDLLHHPEYLEQNATMAFMAAMWRWMTPMKKKQPSAHDVFVGNWKPTKNDTLAKRLPGFGATMNVLYGDQICGKGYIDDMNVIISHYQYYLDLMGVGREHSGDNRDCAEQAAFNPSYKKPDDQQQQS; from the exons ATGAAGAGGAAGACTCGGAACAAGATAATCCTGACGACGCTGctggtgtcggcggcggcgatcctgATCGGCGGGACGGTGGCGCTGATCCTGACGGCGGGGACATGGAAGGTGAAGATGAAGGAGTCGCGCGAGAAGATCTGCGACAAGGGGTGGGAGTGCTCGGGTAGCAAGTACTGCTGCAACGACACCATCACCGACTTCTTCAAGGTGTACCAGTTCGAGAACCTCTTCTCCAAGCGCAACAGCCCCGTCGCCCACGCCGTCGGCTTCTGGGACTACCAGTCCTTCataaccgccgccgccctcttcgAGCCCCTCGGCTTCTGCACCACCGGCGGCAAGCAGATGCAGATGATGGAGCTCTGCGCCTTCCTCGGCCATGTCGGCTCCAAGACCTCAT gtgGATTTGGTGTGGCGACCGGCGGGCCGACGGCGTGGGGGCTCTGCTACAACCACGAGATGAGCCCTAAGGAAGATTACTGCGACAAGACGAACCTGCAGTATCCCTGCGTCGAGGGCGCCGAGTACTACGGCCGCGGCGCCATCCCCGTCTTCTG GAACTACAACTAtggcgcggcgggcgacgggATACACGAGGACCTGCTCCACCACCCGGAGTACCTGGAGCAGAACGCGACGATGGCGTTCATGGCGGCGATGTGGCGGTGGATGACGCCGATGAAGAAGAAGCAGCCGTCGGCGCACGACGTGTTCGTGGGCAACTGGAAGCCCACCAAGAACGACACGCtcgccaagcgcctccccgggTTCGGCGCCACCATGAACGTGCTCTACGGCGACCAGATCTGCGGCAAGGGCTACATCGACGACATGAACGTCATCATCTCGCACTACCAGTACTACCTCGACCTCATGGGCGTCGGCCGCGAGCACTCCGGCGACAACCGCGACTGCGCCGAGCAGGCCGCCTTCAACCCCTCCTACAAGAAGCCCGACGATCAGCAGCAACAAAGCTAG